A region of Leclercia adecarboxylata DNA encodes the following proteins:
- a CDS encoding XRE family transcriptional regulator, with protein MKTTLAERLKEARSARGLTQKALGDLVGVSQAAIQKIETGKANQTTKLVDIANALGVMPDWLSSGEGSMHNGAKYPVAALTAHPASDVFRVDVLDLTVSAGPGSFMISEFVEVLHAIEFTTEHARSLFGNRTQHDVKVMTVDGDSMCPTIQSGDRLFFDVSVRNFKVDGVYAFVFGQHFHVKRLQMQGLQLAVLSDNPAYKDWYVTEENQDQLYIMGKALIHESIAYNKL; from the coding sequence ATGAAAACGACACTTGCTGAAAGACTTAAAGAAGCGCGATCTGCGCGGGGGCTTACTCAAAAGGCTCTCGGGGATCTGGTTGGGGTTAGCCAAGCGGCCATTCAGAAGATTGAAACTGGCAAGGCCAATCAGACCACCAAGCTTGTTGATATTGCTAACGCTCTTGGGGTAATGCCTGACTGGCTTAGCTCAGGCGAAGGATCTATGCATAACGGCGCAAAATACCCAGTGGCCGCTTTAACAGCACATCCGGCCTCTGACGTTTTCCGCGTCGACGTTCTCGACCTGACTGTTAGTGCGGGGCCAGGCTCTTTCATGATTTCGGAATTTGTAGAAGTTCTGCACGCCATTGAGTTCACTACTGAGCACGCGCGATCCCTCTTTGGAAACCGCACTCAGCATGATGTGAAGGTAATGACTGTTGATGGCGACAGCATGTGCCCGACAATACAGTCTGGCGATCGCCTCTTCTTCGACGTTTCAGTGAGGAACTTCAAGGTTGACGGGGTGTATGCGTTTGTCTTCGGGCAGCACTTCCACGTCAAGCGCCTGCAAATGCAGGGCCTGCAGCTGGCTGTACTTTCCGATAACCCGGCGTACAAAGACTGGTATGTGACAGAAGAAAATCAGGACCAGCTGTACATCATGGGTAAGGCGCTGATCCATGAGTCCATTGCTTACAACAAGCTTTGA
- a CDS encoding toxin YdaT domain-containing protein: MHSLTYQQSIGFSPGVMINRAQQKQEDNHDAIRNAIRSWAASQGQDVVTMLIVNEYREQGGVDITFPKDVSRQRQKLFRFLDNRFDSEQYRENVRQLTPAIMAVLPIEYRTKLIGADCKLVRLAEAEKEISEAKQAVMLDAPEHQKLKEVSEGIAALFRLMPDQVGPLMTMVTSMLGVM, translated from the coding sequence ATGCACTCACTTACTTATCAACAGAGTATCGGATTTTCTCCGGGCGTGATGATAAATCGCGCTCAGCAAAAACAAGAAGATAACCACGACGCGATCCGCAATGCGATCCGCTCATGGGCAGCGTCTCAGGGTCAGGACGTGGTGACGATGCTGATCGTCAATGAGTACCGGGAGCAGGGCGGGGTGGATATCACATTCCCCAAAGATGTAAGCAGGCAGCGCCAGAAGCTGTTCCGCTTCCTCGATAACCGCTTCGACTCCGAGCAGTACCGCGAGAACGTGCGCCAGCTGACACCGGCAATCATGGCCGTTCTGCCTATCGAGTACCGCACAAAGCTGATTGGCGCTGACTGCAAACTGGTCAGGCTGGCTGAGGCTGAGAAGGAAATATCGGAAGCGAAGCAGGCCGTCATGCTGGACGCACCAGAGCATCAGAAGCTGAAAGAGGTAAGCGAGGGTATAGCTGCACTGTTCAGGCTCATGCCGGACCAGGTAGGCCCGCTGATGACGATGGTCACATCAATGCTGGGAGTTATGTGA
- a CDS encoding transcriptional regulator — MNPVIKTAISIVGSQKKLGDACEVSQQAVYKWLHNKAKVSPEHVGSIVSATGGAIKAHQIRPDLPTLFPKVEQSAA; from the coding sequence ATGAACCCAGTAATTAAAACCGCGATCAGTATCGTTGGTTCTCAGAAAAAACTGGGCGATGCCTGCGAAGTATCACAGCAGGCCGTTTACAAGTGGCTGCACAACAAAGCAAAGGTCTCCCCTGAGCACGTTGGGAGCATTGTAAGCGCCACCGGTGGGGCGATTAAGGCTCACCAGATTCGCCCAGACCTGCCGACTCTCTTCCCGAAGGTCGAGCAGTCAGCAGCTTAA